One window of uncultured Methanoregula sp. genomic DNA carries:
- a CDS encoding Gfo/Idh/MocA family oxidoreductase: protein MGEIFYSYSQRSGLGQIRQDVDALWNLAPHDISIYNYWFDSVPDRVAAWGFCHLQQDAGIADIVFGRLEYPGNINVHLHLSWLDPQKVRRMIVVGSNKMLSYDDTNRTDTIQVFDKCADRVPMDTNDPSKTRLCTREGKTVTCPVPYREPLYIEIEHFKDCIINKTTPLTDGNHAIGVISVLEALSKSMIMNGKCIDVIK from the coding sequence TTGGGAGAAATTTTTTATTCATATAGCCAGCGCTCGGGTCTGGGTCAAATCCGACAGGATGTTGACGCTCTCTGGAATCTTGCACCACATGATATCTCGATATATAACTACTGGTTTGATTCTGTACCTGACAGGGTTGCGGCCTGGGGATTTTGTCACCTTCAACAAGATGCAGGTATCGCGGATATAGTATTTGGAAGGCTGGAATATCCCGGTAATATTAATGTACATCTTCATCTTTCATGGCTGGATCCTCAAAAAGTGCGTCGTATGATTGTCGTAGGCAGTAACAAAATGCTGAGTTACGATGATACAAACCGGACAGATACAATACAGGTCTTTGACAAATGCGCGGATAGAGTTCCAATGGATACAAATGATCCGTCTAAAACCCGGCTTTGTACGAGAGAGGGAAAAACAGTGACCTGTCCAGTCCCTTATCGGGAGCCGCTTTACATTGAAATAGAACACTTTAAAGATTGTATTATCAATAAAACAACCCCACTAACTGACGGGAACCACGCTATTGGGGTAATTTCAGTGCTCGAAGCGCTGAGTAAATCAATGATTATGAATGGAAAATGTATCGACGTGATAAAATAA
- a CDS encoding DegT/DnrJ/EryC1/StrS family aminotransferase, with translation MIPLVDLKIQYLEHKSEFDQAVAKVIQNSQFINGPECQEFEHEFAQFCGGGYVTLCGNGTDALYLCIREILGLGDGTGEIITVPNTFIATTEAITMAGYRPVFIDVDPDTYTMDPELIESAISPKTRAIIPVHLYGQMAPMDKIADIGKRYQLKIIEDAAQAHGAKWKGKGPGMWGDAACFSFYPGKNLGCWGDGGAIFTQNKDLAESVRMRANHGRTEKYIHRFEGMNSRLDEIQAAILRIKLRYLNTWNLQRRENADRYTRLLSSIEGIKTPVTHPDAEHVFYVYVIETVCRDQLNANLKKSGIDAGVHYPVPLHKQPALKYLDLPSDLYPNANKAADRILSLPMFPELKEQQIQSIVAVIKETLRQDHT, from the coding sequence ATGATCCCGCTTGTTGATCTTAAAATTCAATATCTTGAGCACAAATCAGAATTTGATCAGGCTGTTGCAAAAGTTATCCAGAACTCGCAATTTATTAACGGGCCTGAATGTCAGGAATTCGAACATGAGTTTGCTCAATTTTGTGGAGGGGGATATGTCACTCTCTGTGGAAACGGAACCGATGCACTCTATCTCTGCATCCGGGAGATATTGGGCCTGGGGGATGGTACAGGAGAAATTATTACCGTACCTAATACATTCATTGCAACCACGGAGGCAATCACCATGGCGGGTTACCGCCCTGTCTTTATTGATGTGGATCCGGATACATACACCATGGACCCGGAGCTGATTGAATCCGCAATTTCTCCTAAAACACGAGCTATCATCCCGGTTCATTTATATGGCCAAATGGCACCGATGGATAAAATTGCAGATATTGGAAAGCGATATCAGTTGAAAATTATTGAAGATGCGGCCCAGGCTCACGGGGCAAAATGGAAGGGTAAAGGGCCAGGAATGTGGGGGGATGCGGCATGTTTCAGTTTTTATCCTGGAAAAAACCTGGGTTGCTGGGGAGATGGGGGTGCGATATTTACCCAAAACAAGGATCTGGCAGAATCAGTCAGGATGCGGGCCAATCATGGAAGAACTGAAAAATATATTCATCGGTTTGAAGGAATGAATTCCCGTCTTGATGAGATCCAGGCTGCAATCCTTCGTATAAAACTTCGATACCTCAATACATGGAATTTGCAACGACGAGAGAACGCGGACAGGTATACCCGGTTGCTTTCATCAATTGAGGGAATAAAAACACCTGTAACCCATCCAGATGCTGAACATGTTTTCTATGTCTATGTGATTGAAACCGTATGCCGGGATCAATTAAATGCCAATTTAAAAAAGTCCGGAATAGATGCCGGAGTCCATTACCCGGTACCGCTTCATAAACAACCCGCTTTAAAATATCTGGATTTGCCGTCAGATCTATATCCAAATGCAAATAAGGCGGCGGATCGCATTTTATCCCTGCCAATGTTTCCTGAATTAAAAGAACAACAAATTCAGTCAATTGTAGCAGTAATAAAAGAAACCCTGCGACAGGATCATACGTGA
- a CDS encoding acyltransferase, translating into MEKTEIFIHPTSLVSPESQIGTGTKIWQFCTVLPGAEIGENCNLSQNVYVEGKSKIGNRVKIKNNVSIYECVTIEDDVFIGPSAVFTNVINPRSFWPRKNEFLTTHVQKGATIGANATVICGITVGQYAMIGAGSVITRSVPDYALIYGVPARQHGWVCYCGSRLIKEEESSFVCTSCNRKYHLKDNKLVIFS; encoded by the coding sequence ATGGAAAAAACTGAAATTTTTATTCATCCGACAAGCCTGGTTTCTCCCGAATCGCAAATTGGAACAGGTACTAAAATTTGGCAATTCTGTACGGTGCTCCCCGGTGCAGAAATAGGAGAGAACTGCAATTTATCTCAGAATGTCTATGTTGAAGGGAAATCCAAAATCGGAAACCGTGTTAAAATTAAAAATAACGTCAGTATCTATGAATGCGTTACGATAGAAGATGATGTTTTTATCGGTCCGAGTGCCGTCTTCACCAACGTAATTAATCCGAGAAGTTTCTGGCCGCGAAAAAATGAATTTCTCACAACTCACGTTCAGAAAGGGGCTACCATTGGCGCGAATGCCACAGTAATCTGTGGAATTACTGTTGGCCAATACGCAATGATCGGGGCAGGTTCTGTTATCACCCGTTCAGTTCCGGATTATGCGTTGATTTATGGTGTCCCGGCAAGACAACATGGCTGGGTGTGTTACTGTGGCAGTCGTCTGATAAAAGAGGAGGAATCATCTTTCGTTTGTACAAGTTGTAATCGGAAATACCATCTGAAAGATAATAAACTGGTTATTTTTTCCTGA
- the asnB gene encoding asparagine synthase (glutamine-hydrolyzing) — MVAAMHHRGPDDQGEFFSENVSLGMARLSIIDTTSCGHQPMSNPEKTIWIVYNGETYNFREKRRHLEELGHTFQSASDTEVILHLYEQYGDDCVLHMQGIFAFAICDLRNRMNPRLILARDPFGIKPLLYAKNGTTVLFASEMKSILSSGLISPKIDPEALRLLLTFGSIPQPRTFISGVQMLLPGHRLIFENNILRDEEYWTIEATAKSEETREKTYEELKSVLRTSLEKCVRQQMVSDVPVGAFLSGGIDSSILVAIMARTSNLPVKTFSVGFEQGTYLTDETDDAGRIAHMIGTDHSRVIVTGSEVAARIHHFASALDQPSVDGLNSYFVSLAASRSVKVAISGTGGDEIFAGYPWFIQMEKAESFRKNHPLMAQCIMGCARFFQNNVFDKWVTTGFPGRIMDHIRKQGNFLSGYSRCFLIFPARDVSRLLSPGIIKEVHTGGEYSKEIFAIKNSSKISILQRVSLQNLRGYTQNQLLRDIDAVSMAHSLEVRVPFLDQIIVELALSLPDDTKLGDISTISSEYDSYRKTGAKRILIDAFKDLLPKDIDLQEKRGFGMPFEIWLKGPLKDILEDALSSESVRERGLFNADAVIALKKQFFRGKVSWAQIWLLMIIELWCREVIDTLPTPAECTPGLGHE, encoded by the coding sequence ATGGTTGCTGCGATGCATCACCGGGGTCCGGATGATCAGGGTGAATTTTTTTCTGAAAACGTATCTTTGGGAATGGCAAGATTATCAATTATTGATACCACCTCATGCGGACACCAGCCGATGTCGAACCCTGAAAAAACAATCTGGATCGTTTATAACGGGGAAACATATAATTTCAGAGAAAAGCGCCGGCATCTCGAAGAACTCGGCCACACATTTCAATCTGCCTCAGATACTGAAGTAATTCTTCACCTGTATGAGCAATACGGAGATGACTGTGTTCTCCACATGCAAGGCATATTTGCCTTTGCAATTTGTGATTTGAGAAACAGAATGAATCCGCGTCTGATTCTCGCACGGGATCCTTTTGGGATAAAACCACTTCTCTATGCAAAAAATGGCACAACGGTTCTCTTTGCATCCGAAATGAAAAGCATACTCTCAAGCGGATTAATCTCTCCAAAAATTGATCCCGAAGCCCTGAGGCTCCTGCTCACATTCGGATCAATACCCCAGCCACGTACATTTATTTCCGGCGTTCAAATGCTGTTACCCGGGCATCGTCTTATCTTTGAAAACAATATTCTTCGGGATGAAGAATACTGGACAATAGAGGCAACTGCCAAATCGGAGGAAACAAGGGAAAAAACGTATGAAGAACTCAAATCGGTTCTTCGCACTTCTCTTGAAAAATGCGTCCGGCAACAGATGGTAAGCGACGTCCCTGTAGGTGCATTCCTGAGTGGAGGGATTGACTCTTCAATATTGGTTGCGATAATGGCGCGAACCAGTAATCTCCCGGTAAAAACATTCTCTGTGGGATTTGAACAAGGTACGTATCTTACTGATGAAACGGATGATGCGGGGAGAATCGCCCATATGATCGGTACCGATCATTCACGGGTAATTGTAACCGGATCCGAAGTTGCAGCACGCATTCATCATTTTGCTTCAGCCCTGGATCAGCCATCAGTTGATGGATTAAATTCATATTTCGTATCTCTTGCGGCCAGCAGATCTGTTAAAGTGGCAATCTCCGGCACGGGGGGAGATGAGATATTTGCCGGATATCCGTGGTTTATCCAGATGGAAAAAGCAGAGTCGTTCAGGAAAAATCACCCCCTGATGGCACAATGTATCATGGGATGTGCCAGATTTTTCCAGAACAACGTATTTGACAAATGGGTTACTACAGGATTCCCTGGTCGAATAATGGATCATATCCGAAAACAGGGAAACTTTTTATCAGGATATTCACGATGCTTCCTGATTTTTCCTGCACGGGATGTATCCCGCCTGTTATCTCCAGGTATAATAAAGGAGGTACATACTGGGGGCGAATATTCAAAAGAGATCTTTGCCATAAAAAATTCTTCAAAAATATCCATCCTGCAGAGGGTGTCACTGCAGAATCTGCGGGGGTATACACAAAACCAGCTTCTGCGGGATATTGATGCTGTATCCATGGCACATTCTCTTGAAGTCCGTGTGCCCTTTCTCGATCAGATCATAGTCGAACTGGCATTGTCTCTCCCCGACGACACCAAACTGGGAGACATTTCAACGATATCATCAGAATATGACTCGTACAGAAAAACCGGCGCGAAAAGGATACTGATTGACGCTTTTAAGGATCTCCTTCCAAAGGACATCGATCTTCAGGAAAAACGCGGGTTTGGAATGCCATTCGAAATATGGCTGAAGGGACCGCTGAAAGACATACTGGAGGATGCGCTCTCTTCGGAATCTGTACGGGAGCGGGGTCTTTTCAACGCAGACGCGGTAATAGCGTTAAAAAAACAATTTTTTCGAGGGAAAGTCAGTTGGGCACAAATCTGGTTACTGATGATTATAGAATTATGGTGCCGTGAAGTAATTGATACACTTCCAACTCCAGCAGAATGTACACCGGGGCTGGGTCATGAATAA
- a CDS encoding glycosyltransferase family 4 protein produces the protein MNKSEPDPFLSVRRKKIVFLAWGYSIHAQRRIQIFADDPLFDVTVVSTYNYRFSGATTILLSQAQSAQNTEHSSGSKGGFFSHHPLLLKTMFPFSLILKFMLELINLERDYFILKRTIKEKKPDVIFLQTLLYPCYLILLIRNTAPVIITFWNGDVTWWAKWTGIERLLKKQIIIQGVKRAVAITVNSTEALNACIQYGKSAQNIHLIRYPGVDLSRFYPIDKESAKKHIGNDAKKIVFWPRGIAKYLNFDTLVTASQIVLTKYPDIHFIILFANKEIDHSIQEDLKAKGMEKNYSLVNKIRFEDMPYYYAAADMMVSISSNDSLPNTMLEAMACGCPVIMGDIPQIRNWVVDGENGYLCPVNDPDRLAECIIKVIEDPQKLNEKFIRGNMARIKQDLDSRKMEAEIKKLIISISSKPTEVTL, from the coding sequence ATGAATAAATCTGAACCGGATCCATTTCTTTCAGTCAGACGGAAAAAGATCGTATTTCTGGCCTGGGGTTATTCAATTCATGCTCAAAGGAGGATCCAGATTTTTGCTGATGATCCATTATTCGATGTAACGGTTGTATCCACCTATAATTACCGGTTTTCCGGGGCGACTACAATTCTCCTTAGTCAGGCTCAATCCGCTCAGAACACGGAACACTCTTCCGGTTCAAAAGGGGGATTTTTTTCCCATCATCCTTTGTTACTCAAAACAATGTTTCCGTTTTCACTGATTCTTAAATTTATGCTGGAACTGATAAATCTCGAAAGAGATTATTTCATCCTTAAAAGAACGATAAAAGAGAAAAAGCCGGATGTGATTTTTCTCCAGACGCTGCTTTATCCCTGTTATCTCATCTTGTTGATACGAAATACTGCACCTGTTATCATTACGTTCTGGAATGGGGATGTAACATGGTGGGCGAAATGGACGGGTATCGAACGACTGCTGAAAAAGCAAATAATAATTCAGGGAGTAAAAAGAGCTGTGGCAATTACTGTCAATTCAACAGAGGCATTAAATGCCTGCATACAGTATGGAAAATCTGCCCAAAACATTCACCTGATACGATATCCAGGTGTAGACCTCTCCCGATTTTATCCCATCGACAAGGAGTCAGCAAAAAAACACATAGGTAACGATGCAAAAAAAATTGTTTTCTGGCCAAGAGGAATCGCAAAATATTTGAATTTTGATACCCTTGTCACAGCAAGTCAGATAGTTCTGACGAAATATCCGGATATTCATTTCATCATTCTTTTTGCCAATAAAGAAATTGATCATTCCATACAAGAAGATCTGAAAGCAAAAGGGATGGAAAAAAATTATTCTCTCGTAAATAAAATTCGGTTTGAAGATATGCCGTACTATTATGCTGCAGCAGACATGATGGTGTCAATTTCTTCGAACGATTCGCTGCCCAATACCATGCTCGAAGCAATGGCCTGTGGTTGCCCGGTTATTATGGGAGATATCCCCCAGATCCGCAACTGGGTTGTTGATGGGGAAAATGGATATCTCTGCCCGGTTAACGACCCGGATCGACTTGCGGAATGTATTATTAAAGTCATCGAAGATCCACAAAAACTGAACGAAAAATTCATACGGGGAAACATGGCTCGTATTAAACAGGATCTGGATAGTCGTAAAATGGAAGCAGAGATTAAAAAACTCATAATATCTATTTCGTCAAAACCCACAGAGGTAACATTATGA
- a CDS encoding SDR family oxidoreductase, whose amino-acid sequence MKILILGATGMLGHKLMQVLSQEHTVAGTIRRNAQVLADNRIFSKIDILGDIRADNIKTIDTAISTVHPDVIINCIGIVKQLPAAQDPLQSIAINALFPHQLAALCRSKNIRMIHMSTDCVFSGRRGNYREDDNSDAEDLYGKTKYLGEVDYPGCLTIRTSIIGRELDTTHGLIEWFMDHEGRTVSGYKNAVFSGLTTKALSEIIAQIVDEYPALHGVYQVASDPVSKYDLLNLVKKTYGMTITIEPDETVVNNRSLNPDKFRKETNIKIPSWEYMIDQMYRDPTPYTTIREEHVQQ is encoded by the coding sequence ATGAAAATTCTCATTCTCGGCGCAACCGGAATGCTCGGACACAAACTGATGCAGGTACTCTCGCAGGAGCATACAGTTGCCGGTACGATACGCAGGAATGCACAGGTCCTCGCAGATAATCGGATTTTTTCAAAAATAGATATTCTTGGGGATATCAGGGCAGACAATATAAAAACAATAGATACAGCAATTTCCACAGTCCATCCCGACGTGATAATCAACTGCATCGGAATCGTAAAACAACTGCCCGCCGCACAGGATCCCCTGCAGAGCATTGCAATCAATGCTCTTTTTCCCCACCAGCTGGCCGCACTCTGCCGAAGCAAGAATATCCGCATGATCCATATGAGTACCGATTGTGTGTTCTCCGGAAGGAGAGGGAACTATCGTGAAGATGATAATTCAGATGCCGAAGACCTCTATGGGAAAACAAAATACCTTGGTGAAGTTGATTATCCCGGTTGTCTCACGATACGCACGTCGATTATAGGACGGGAGCTTGATACCACCCACGGGCTTATCGAATGGTTTATGGACCATGAGGGGCGCACAGTGTCCGGATATAAAAATGCGGTTTTTTCCGGCCTGACAACCAAGGCACTATCGGAGATAATTGCTCAAATCGTGGATGAATATCCTGCACTTCACGGTGTATACCAGGTCGCATCCGACCCTGTCAGTAAATATGATCTCCTGAATCTGGTGAAAAAAACCTATGGCATGACAATCACGATTGAACCCGATGAAACGGTTGTTAACAATCGCAGCCTCAATCCGGATAAATTCCGGAAAGAAACAAACATTAAGATTCCATCGTGGGAATATATGATAGACCAGATGTATCGGGATCCCACGCCGTATACAACAATCAGGGAGGAACATGTTCAGCAATAA
- a CDS encoding polysaccharide biosynthesis protein, translating into MFSNKTILVTGGTGSLGKVLIRRLLSGEAGIPKKIIVLSRDEAKQHEMRISYLNSKAPTDEVIYNNFRRLLEFRIGDVRDFHSVSSALRNVDIVFNAAALKQVPSCEYFPYEAVLTNISGPENIVRAIRELDLPVETVVGISTDKACKPVNVMGMTKALQERIFLTANLDCPNTRFLCVRYGNVLASRGSVIPLFHEQILAGGPVTITTTDMTRFLLSLDQAVDTIFAAVKNGLRGETYIPRVPSAQVTDIAELLIGKRPIKTVVTGIRPGEKVHEILISDEEAHRTIARGDYYVIRSILPEISANGNAPGENTPVLKKEFSSGDNVMSRKMLLKTLRKFDLMPPGHARQDGELLR; encoded by the coding sequence ATGTTCAGCAATAAAACCATCCTAGTCACCGGGGGTACAGGATCCCTGGGAAAAGTATTAATCCGGCGCCTTCTTTCCGGGGAGGCGGGAATACCAAAAAAAATTATTGTCCTGTCCCGTGACGAGGCAAAACAACACGAGATGCGGATCTCCTATCTCAACAGCAAGGCACCAACGGATGAAGTCATCTATAATAATTTCCGCAGGTTACTTGAATTCCGAATCGGGGATGTACGAGATTTCCATAGTGTAAGTTCTGCCCTCAGAAACGTTGATATCGTCTTCAATGCTGCGGCGCTCAAACAAGTTCCCTCCTGCGAGTACTTCCCCTACGAGGCGGTCCTCACAAACATCAGCGGCCCGGAAAATATCGTCAGGGCGATCCGTGAGCTGGATCTTCCGGTTGAGACGGTTGTCGGGATCTCAACCGATAAAGCCTGCAAACCCGTGAATGTTATGGGGATGACAAAAGCACTCCAGGAACGGATCTTCCTTACCGCAAATCTTGACTGCCCGAACACCCGGTTTCTCTGTGTCCGGTACGGGAATGTGCTTGCGTCACGGGGTTCCGTCATTCCACTTTTCCATGAACAGATCCTGGCGGGTGGACCGGTCACGATTACGACGACAGATATGACCAGGTTTTTGCTGAGCCTGGATCAGGCAGTCGATACAATCTTTGCAGCAGTGAAAAACGGACTAAGAGGAGAAACTTATATTCCACGTGTCCCCTCTGCACAAGTCACGGATATTGCAGAACTTTTAATCGGCAAGCGCCCGATCAAAACTGTCGTAACGGGGATCAGACCCGGTGAAAAAGTCCACGAAATTCTCATTTCTGACGAAGAAGCCCACCGCACGATTGCCCGGGGAGATTACTACGTAATCCGGTCGATTCTCCCGGAGATCAGCGCCAACGGAAATGCACCAGGTGAAAATACACCGGTTCTTAAAAAAGAATTTTCCTCTGGCGACAATGTCATGTCCAGGAAAATGCTCTTAAAAACACTCCGGAAATTTGATCTAATGCCTCCGGGACATGCGAGGCAGGACGGCGAACTCCTGCGATGA
- the wecB gene encoding UDP-N-acetylglucosamine 2-epimerase (non-hydrolyzing): MTILGTRPEIIRLSRIIEKLDVGCSHILVHTGQNFDKNLSDIFFEDLKIRKPDYFLNVKGTTAGEQIAQILIETERVIQKEQPDKILILGDTNSSLSAIIAKRLRIPVFHMEAGNRCYDDRVPEEINRRIIDHSSDILLPYTERSRANLVREGIRNERILVTGNPILEVINHYEDAISRSDIHKRLKTRKGNYFLATLHRAENVDIEDRLRDFVRAFTMISRQYGMPVICSLHPRTRDKIQQFGIEIDPDALRFHEPFGFFDFIRLERDARCVLSDSGTVQEECCIFHVPNVTIRDVTERPETLECGSNILSGSDPNMILRCIQMVLSQSPAWIVPPEYLKQDVSGTVVKIVLGYSLQSMPRE, translated from the coding sequence ATGACGATCCTGGGTACCCGCCCTGAGATTATCCGGCTGAGCCGTATCATCGAAAAACTGGATGTGGGCTGCTCGCATATCCTTGTCCATACCGGCCAGAATTTTGACAAAAACCTCAGTGATATTTTTTTTGAAGACCTGAAAATCAGGAAGCCGGATTATTTCCTGAATGTAAAAGGTACAACTGCAGGCGAACAGATTGCACAAATTCTGATCGAAACCGAAAGGGTCATACAAAAAGAACAACCGGATAAAATCCTCATACTGGGGGATACAAACAGCAGCCTGTCAGCGATCATTGCCAAACGACTCAGGATTCCCGTGTTTCATATGGAAGCCGGAAACAGGTGTTACGACGACCGTGTTCCTGAAGAGATCAACCGGCGTATCATCGATCATTCAAGCGACATTCTGCTTCCGTACACAGAACGCAGCCGGGCAAACCTTGTGAGAGAGGGCATCCGGAACGAGCGTATCCTCGTGACGGGTAATCCTATCCTCGAAGTCATAAACCATTATGAGGATGCGATAAGCCGGTCTGATATCCACAAGCGGTTAAAAACCCGGAAAGGGAACTATTTCCTTGCAACACTCCACCGTGCAGAGAATGTAGACATAGAAGACCGACTGCGGGATTTTGTCAGGGCATTTACGATGATCAGCAGGCAATATGGCATGCCCGTCATCTGCAGCCTGCACCCGCGAACCCGCGACAAGATACAACAATTTGGTATAGAGATCGATCCGGATGCCCTGCGTTTTCACGAGCCTTTCGGGTTCTTCGATTTTATCCGGCTTGAACGCGACGCCCGCTGTGTATTAAGCGATAGCGGAACCGTCCAGGAGGAATGCTGTATCTTCCATGTACCGAATGTCACCATCCGTGATGTAACAGAACGTCCTGAAACGCTCGAATGCGGCAGCAACATCCTTTCTGGATCGGATCCCAATATGATTCTTCGATGTATCCAGATGGTACTGTCACAATCTCCGGCATGGATTGTCCCACCGGAATACCTCAAGCAGGATGTCAGCGGTACGGTTGTCAAAATCGTTCTGGGGTATTCGCTCCAATCCATGCCGAGAGAATAA
- a CDS encoding glycosyltransferase: MKRFALLSLGLPPSQSGQSMVLFHILKNIDPDKYCLITQKNLHLYSIKPTCSSRLPANYHYLHPDYQFIRMFIRAASMIGSRSMLNLALKVRTHQIKKIIRREHCDAIIACTGDLFDPPAAYIASRELGIPFIFYAFDYYSFQGEDPVLRSFAGIYESELVQAAAAVIVPNECMCAEYLKRYGISATILHNPFDLESYENQISVENRTPAVEKAEKEIVYTGAIYDAHYDAFRNLIAAIALPETIPVRIHLYTPQSPHHLLANNINGPRVVVHKAQQVTAMPAIQQNADILFLPLSFNPRFREIVKTSAPGKIGEYLASKRPVLVHAPKDSFVSWYFKKYHCGLVVDEDDPRELAKAINLLTTDEKLCQELTRNAYERAKTDFDAKSARKKLLALVDKITE, from the coding sequence ATGAAAAGATTCGCCCTCCTGTCTCTTGGCCTTCCCCCCTCGCAATCAGGCCAGTCAATGGTCTTGTTCCATATCCTCAAGAACATCGATCCCGACAAATACTGTTTAATCACACAAAAAAATCTTCATCTGTATTCGATAAAACCAACGTGTTCCTCCCGGCTGCCTGCAAATTACCATTACCTGCACCCGGATTATCAGTTCATCAGAATGTTCATCCGTGCTGCATCAATGATCGGATCAAGAAGCATGCTGAACCTTGCGCTTAAGGTGCGCACACACCAGATTAAAAAAATCATCCGCAGGGAACATTGCGATGCCATCATTGCCTGTACTGGCGATCTTTTTGATCCACCCGCGGCATATATTGCCAGCAGGGAACTGGGCATTCCCTTCATATTTTATGCGTTTGATTACTATTCTTTCCAGGGAGAAGACCCAGTACTTCGCTCTTTTGCAGGAATATACGAGTCAGAACTTGTCCAGGCTGCAGCAGCGGTAATCGTGCCAAACGAATGCATGTGCGCTGAATACCTGAAACGTTACGGCATATCAGCAACAATTCTCCACAACCCGTTTGATCTCGAAAGTTATGAGAACCAGATATCTGTCGAGAATAGAACTCCTGCGGTTGAGAAGGCAGAAAAAGAGATTGTATATACAGGTGCAATTTACGATGCCCATTATGATGCTTTTCGGAATTTAATTGCCGCAATTGCACTGCCTGAAACGATCCCTGTCAGAATTCACCTGTATACCCCTCAGTCACCACATCACCTTCTTGCCAATAATATCAACGGGCCCCGGGTTGTTGTCCATAAGGCACAACAGGTAACTGCAATGCCGGCTATCCAGCAAAATGCCGATATTCTCTTTCTCCCGTTATCGTTCAACCCCCGGTTCAGGGAGATCGTAAAAACATCTGCGCCGGGAAAGATTGGTGAATACCTTGCATCAAAAAGACCGGTTCTTGTTCATGCACCAAAAGATTCCTTTGTATCGTGGTATTTTAAAAAATACCATTGCGGACTTGTTGTCGATGAAGACGATCCCAGGGAATTAGCCAAGGCAATCAACCTTCTGACCACCGATGAAAAACTCTGTCAGGAACTCACGCGAAATGCCTATGAACGGGCAAAAACGGATTTCGATGCGAAATCCGCCAGAAAAAAACTTCTCGCATTAGTAGACAAAATCACAGAATGA